A single Methylobacterium sp. 17Sr1-1 DNA region contains:
- the mutS gene encoding DNA mismatch repair protein MutS, with amino-acid sequence MTMDSDTGRLLRDEPFDFAEAPPPPARGRRAAPADDQAKVSPMMAQYIEIKAANPDSLLFYRMGDFYELFFEDAEIASRALGIVLTRRGKHGGADIPMCGVPVERSDDYLQRLIGLGHRVAVCEQTEDPAEAKKRGGKSVVRREVVRLVTPGTITEDRLLDPGRANVLLALSRRRASDSSWAYGLAAVDISTGRFSLGEVEGTGLSAEIARLDPREIVMADAIHQDPDLARLWRDTRAAVTPVGRGDVDPASAERALKEQFGVQTLDGFGTFSRVEIAAAGAVLHYIARTQLGAKVTLSPPARQAAGASLMIDAATRQNLELTRTLSGERAGSLLAAIDRTVGGAGARLLAERLAGPSTDLALIRRRHDAVEFLVGEGGLRAELRAELARAPDMARALTRIGLGRAGPRDLAALRDGLLAARGIATALAGAGALPGEIGKAARILAGLDEGLADELAGALADDLPLQRRDGGFVREGYRAELDESRTLQRDSRQVVAGLQARYASETGCRTLRIKHNNLLGYYIEVPQAFGETLLKDPWRATFVHRQTMVDAMRFTSVELGELETKIANAAGRGLSLELEIFETLSKAVMAESDSIVAAASALAALDVAASHAELAVELNWTRPVVDDGLAFRIEGGRHPVVEAALTRAGEAFIANACDLSGDKAGQILLVTGPNMGGKSTFLRQNALIAVLAQMGAYVPAASAHLGLVDRLFSRVGAADDLARGHSTFMVEMVETAAILNQATRRSLVVLDEIGRGTATFDGLSIAWACLEHLHGANGCRALFATHFHELTALAQRLDRLSNATLKVTEWKGDVVFLHEVVPGAADRSYGLQVARLAGLPAPVIARAKALLAELERGEGGSGRRKAPADLPLFSAMPAAPPPAPVVVETPDPVGLMLDGIDPDSLSPREALDTLYRLKAARREG; translated from the coding sequence ATGACGATGGACAGCGACACCGGCCGCCTCCTGCGCGACGAGCCCTTCGACTTCGCCGAGGCCCCGCCGCCGCCCGCCCGCGGCCGGCGCGCCGCTCCCGCCGACGACCAGGCCAAGGTCTCGCCGATGATGGCGCAGTACATCGAGATCAAGGCGGCGAACCCCGATTCCCTGCTGTTCTACCGCATGGGGGACTTCTACGAGCTGTTCTTCGAGGATGCCGAGATCGCCTCGCGGGCCCTCGGCATCGTGCTCACCCGCCGGGGCAAGCATGGCGGCGCCGACATCCCGATGTGCGGCGTGCCGGTGGAGCGCTCGGACGATTATCTCCAGCGCCTGATCGGGCTCGGCCACCGGGTCGCGGTCTGCGAGCAGACCGAGGATCCGGCCGAGGCGAAGAAGCGCGGCGGCAAGTCGGTGGTGCGGCGCGAGGTGGTGCGCCTCGTGACGCCGGGCACCATCACCGAGGACCGCCTGCTCGATCCCGGCCGGGCCAACGTGCTCCTGGCGCTCTCGCGCCGGCGCGCCTCGGATTCGAGCTGGGCCTACGGTCTCGCCGCCGTCGACATCTCGACCGGGCGTTTCTCCCTCGGCGAGGTCGAGGGCACGGGGCTTTCAGCCGAGATCGCCCGGCTCGACCCGCGCGAGATCGTGATGGCCGACGCCATCCACCAGGATCCCGACCTCGCGCGCCTGTGGCGCGACACCCGCGCCGCCGTGACGCCGGTCGGCCGCGGCGACGTCGATCCGGCCTCCGCCGAGCGGGCGCTCAAGGAGCAGTTCGGCGTCCAGACCCTCGACGGCTTCGGCACCTTCAGCCGGGTCGAGATCGCGGCGGCGGGCGCCGTCCTGCACTACATCGCCCGCACGCAGCTCGGCGCCAAGGTGACCTTGAGCCCGCCGGCCCGCCAGGCCGCCGGCGCGAGCCTGATGATCGACGCGGCGACGCGCCAGAACCTCGAACTCACCCGCACCCTGTCGGGCGAACGGGCCGGGAGCCTGCTCGCCGCCATCGACCGCACGGTGGGCGGGGCCGGCGCGCGACTCTTGGCCGAGCGGCTCGCCGGTCCCTCGACCGACCTCGCGCTGATCCGGCGCCGCCACGACGCGGTGGAGTTCCTGGTGGGCGAGGGTGGCTTGCGGGCCGAACTCCGGGCCGAGCTCGCCCGCGCGCCCGACATGGCCCGGGCGCTGACCCGGATCGGGCTGGGCCGCGCCGGTCCCCGCGACCTCGCGGCGCTCCGCGACGGGTTGCTCGCCGCCCGCGGCATCGCGACGGCGCTGGCCGGGGCCGGCGCGCTGCCGGGCGAGATCGGCAAGGCCGCCCGCATCCTCGCCGGGCTCGACGAGGGGCTCGCCGACGAGCTGGCCGGCGCGCTCGCCGACGACCTGCCGCTCCAGCGCCGCGACGGCGGCTTCGTGCGCGAGGGCTACCGGGCGGAACTCGACGAATCCCGCACGCTCCAGCGCGATTCGCGCCAGGTGGTGGCCGGGCTCCAGGCCCGCTACGCGTCCGAGACCGGCTGCCGGACGCTCCGGATCAAGCACAACAACCTGCTCGGCTACTACATCGAGGTGCCGCAGGCCTTCGGCGAGACCCTGCTGAAGGATCCCTGGCGCGCCACCTTCGTCCACCGCCAGACCATGGTGGACGCGATGCGCTTCACCAGCGTCGAGCTGGGCGAGCTGGAGACGAAGATCGCCAACGCCGCCGGGCGCGGCCTTTCCCTCGAACTCGAGATCTTCGAGACCCTGTCCAAGGCCGTGATGGCCGAATCCGATTCGATCGTCGCGGCGGCGAGCGCGCTGGCGGCCCTCGACGTCGCCGCCTCGCACGCGGAACTCGCCGTCGAGCTGAACTGGACGAGGCCGGTCGTCGACGACGGGCTCGCCTTCCGGATCGAGGGCGGGCGCCACCCGGTCGTCGAGGCGGCCCTGACCCGTGCCGGCGAGGCGTTCATCGCCAATGCCTGCGATCTCTCCGGCGACAAGGCCGGTCAGATCCTCCTCGTCACCGGCCCGAACATGGGCGGCAAGTCGACCTTCCTGCGCCAGAACGCGCTCATCGCCGTGCTCGCCCAGATGGGCGCCTACGTGCCGGCGGCCTCGGCCCATCTCGGCCTCGTCGACCGGCTCTTCTCCCGCGTCGGCGCCGCCGACGACCTGGCGCGCGGCCACTCGACCTTCATGGTCGAGATGGTCGAGACCGCCGCGATCCTCAACCAGGCGACCCGCCGCTCGCTCGTGGTGCTCGACGAGATCGGCCGCGGCACCGCGACCTTCGACGGCCTCTCGATCGCCTGGGCCTGCCTGGAGCACCTGCACGGCGCCAATGGCTGCCGGGCCCTGTTCGCGACGCATTTCCACGAGCTGACCGCGCTCGCCCAGCGCCTCGACCGGCTCTCCAACGCCACCCTCAAGGTGACCGAGTGGAAGGGCGACGTGGTCTTCCTGCACGAGGTGGTGCCTGGCGCCGCCGACCGCTCCTACGGCCTCCAGGTCGCACGGCTGGCCGGCCTGCCGGCACCGGTGATCGCGCGCGCCAAGGCCTTGCTCGCCGAGCTGGAACGGGGGGAGGGCGGTTCCGGCCGGCGGAAAGCCCCCGCCGACTTGCCCCTCTTCTCCGCGATGCCCGCCGCCCCGCCGCCGGCCCCGGTGGTGGTGGAGACGCCCGACCCGGTCGGCCTGATGCTCGACGGGATCGACCCGGATTCCTTGAGCCCGCGGGAGGCGCTGGACACGCTCTATCGGCTCAAGGCGGCGCGTCGAGAGGGGTGA
- a CDS encoding NADP-dependent malic enzyme — translation MSESRPVTRRKRPTFTDQEALQFHQQGRPGKLEVVATKPMATQRDLSLAYSPGVAVPVLAIADDPALAYDYTAKGNLVAVISNGTAILGLGNRGALASKPVMEGKAVLFKRFADIDSFDLEVGTEDADAFINCVRYLGPTFGGINLEDIKAPECFIIEERLRELMDIPVFHDDQHGTAIISAAGIINALHLTGRDISEARLVVNGAGAAGIACIELVKALGFRSENVILCDTKGVVFQGRTEGMNQWKSAHAVATSKRTLAEAMDGADIVFGLSVKGAFTPEMIASMAPQPIIFAMANPDPEITVEEVTQVRDDAIVATGRSDYPNQVNNVLGFPYIFRGALDVHATTINMEMKIAAAQALAALAREDVPDEVAAAYQGARPRFGREYIIPVPFDPRLIHTVPPAVAKAAMETGVARKPIDNMDRYRAQLSARRDPVAGTLNRVFERVRKFPKRVVFAEGEEEVVIRAAVSFVNQGLGTAILVGREDRVMANAEAAGIDLSGRDNIEIHNAAKSHRNSVYAQFLYARMQRKGYLFRDCQRLINQDRNHFAASMVALGDADAMVTGTTRNYSIALEDVRRVIDHKPGHRVIGISLCLARGRVVLVADTAIHEMPSAEELAGIAIEAAGVARRLGYEPRVAMLSFSTFGFPKAERAEKVQEAVKILDGMRVDFEYDGEMAADVALNKDLLAQYPFSRLKQPANVLVMPAFHSASISTKMLQELGGAQVLGPLIVGLDKAVQIVPLGATDSDLVNMAALAAYNIGG, via the coding sequence ATGAGCGAGTCCCGTCCCGTCACCCGCCGCAAGCGCCCGACCTTCACCGACCAGGAGGCGCTGCAATTCCACCAGCAGGGCCGCCCGGGCAAGCTGGAGGTGGTGGCGACGAAGCCGATGGCGACGCAGCGCGACCTGTCGCTCGCCTATTCGCCCGGCGTCGCCGTGCCGGTGCTCGCCATCGCCGACGATCCGGCGCTGGCCTACGACTACACCGCCAAGGGCAACCTCGTGGCGGTGATCTCGAACGGCACCGCGATCCTCGGCCTCGGCAACCGCGGCGCGCTCGCCTCGAAGCCCGTGATGGAGGGCAAGGCGGTCCTGTTCAAGCGCTTCGCCGACATCGACTCCTTCGACCTCGAGGTCGGGACGGAGGATGCCGACGCGTTCATCAACTGCGTGCGCTACCTCGGACCCACCTTCGGCGGCATCAACCTGGAGGACATCAAGGCCCCCGAGTGCTTCATCATCGAGGAGCGCCTGCGGGAACTGATGGACATCCCGGTCTTCCACGACGACCAGCACGGCACCGCGATCATCTCGGCGGCGGGCATCATCAACGCCCTGCACCTGACCGGCCGCGACATTTCCGAGGCCCGCCTCGTCGTCAACGGCGCGGGGGCGGCGGGCATCGCCTGCATCGAGCTCGTCAAGGCGCTGGGCTTCCGCTCCGAGAACGTGATCCTGTGCGACACCAAGGGCGTGGTGTTCCAGGGCCGCACCGAGGGCATGAACCAGTGGAAGTCGGCCCATGCGGTCGCGACCTCGAAGCGCACGCTGGCCGAGGCGATGGACGGCGCCGACATCGTGTTCGGCCTGTCGGTCAAGGGCGCCTTCACGCCTGAGATGATCGCCTCGATGGCGCCGCAGCCGATCATCTTCGCGATGGCGAATCCCGATCCGGAGATCACCGTCGAGGAGGTGACCCAGGTCCGCGACGACGCCATCGTGGCGACCGGGCGCTCGGACTACCCGAACCAGGTCAACAACGTCCTCGGCTTCCCCTACATCTTCCGCGGCGCGCTCGACGTGCACGCGACCACGATCAACATGGAGATGAAGATCGCGGCGGCGCAGGCGCTCGCCGCGCTCGCCCGCGAGGACGTGCCGGACGAGGTCGCGGCGGCCTACCAGGGCGCGCGGCCGCGCTTCGGGCGCGAGTACATCATCCCGGTGCCGTTCGATCCCCGCCTGATCCACACCGTGCCGCCGGCGGTGGCCAAGGCCGCGATGGAGACCGGCGTCGCCCGCAAGCCCATCGACAACATGGACCGCTATCGGGCCCAGCTCTCGGCGCGGCGCGACCCCGTCGCCGGCACCCTCAACCGGGTGTTCGAGCGGGTGCGCAAGTTCCCCAAGCGCGTCGTCTTCGCCGAGGGCGAGGAGGAGGTGGTGATCCGCGCCGCGGTGTCGTTCGTCAACCAGGGCCTCGGTACCGCGATCCTGGTCGGCCGCGAGGACCGGGTGATGGCGAACGCCGAGGCCGCCGGCATCGACCTCTCGGGCCGCGACAACATCGAGATCCACAACGCCGCGAAGTCGCACCGCAACAGCGTCTACGCGCAGTTCCTCTACGCCCGGATGCAGCGCAAGGGCTACCTGTTCCGCGACTGCCAGCGCCTGATCAACCAGGACCGCAACCACTTCGCCGCCTCGATGGTGGCCCTCGGCGACGCCGACGCGATGGTGACCGGCACCACCCGCAACTACTCGATCGCCCTCGAGGACGTGCGCCGGGTCATCGACCACAAGCCCGGCCACCGGGTGATCGGCATCTCGCTCTGCCTCGCCCGCGGCCGCGTGGTGCTGGTCGCCGACACGGCGATCCACGAGATGCCGAGCGCCGAGGAGCTCGCCGGCATCGCCATCGAGGCGGCGGGCGTGGCGCGCCGCCTCGGCTACGAGCCGCGGGTGGCGATGCTGTCCTTCTCGACCTTCGGCTTCCCCAAGGCCGAGCGCGCCGAGAAGGTGCAGGAGGCAGTCAAGATCCTCGACGGCATGCGGGTCGACTTCGAGTATGACGGCGAGATGGCGGCCGACGTGGCGCTGAACAAGGACCTGCTCGCCCAGTATCCGTTCAGCCGCCTCAAGCAGCCGGCCAACGTCCTGGTGATGCCGGCCTTCCACTCGGCCTCGATCTCCACCAAGATGCTGCAGGAGCTCGGCGGCGCCCAGGTGCTCGGGCCGCTGATCGTCGGCCTCGACAAGGCGGTGCAGATCGTCCCGCTCGGGGCGACCGATTCCGACCTCGTCAACATGGCGGCGCTGGCGGCGTACAACATCGGCGGGTGA
- a CDS encoding metallophosphoesterase has product MAVFFTADTHFGDAHILRQRGRRFASLAEHDETLVANWNAVVGPEDEVWHVGDFAAHAEREHCAAVFSRLNGVKRLVRGNHDSNRVLDLPWADPPVESARITLREDGREWRLFLAHYAHRAWPGLWRGTRHLYGHTHGTLPDTIRSCDVGVDAWEYRPVRLAALAARQDAATLVPEELARDRAREEAARAAGGD; this is encoded by the coding sequence ATGGCCGTCTTCTTCACCGCCGACACGCATTTCGGCGATGCCCACATCCTGCGCCAGCGCGGCCGCCGGTTCGCCTCGCTCGCGGAGCACGACGAGACCCTGGTGGCGAACTGGAACGCCGTGGTCGGGCCCGAGGACGAGGTCTGGCACGTCGGCGACTTCGCGGCCCATGCCGAGCGCGAGCATTGCGCGGCGGTCTTTTCCCGGTTGAACGGCGTCAAGCGCCTGGTCCGCGGCAACCACGACAGCAATCGCGTGCTCGACCTGCCCTGGGCCGACCCGCCGGTCGAGAGCGCGCGGATCACCCTGCGGGAGGACGGCCGCGAGTGGCGGCTGTTCCTCGCGCACTACGCCCACCGGGCCTGGCCCGGCCTGTGGCGCGGCACCCGGCACCTCTACGGGCACACCCACGGCACGCTGCCCGACACCATCCGCTCCTGCGATGTCGGGGTCGATGCCTGGGAGTACCGTCCGGTGCGCCTCGCGGCGCTCGCCGCGCGCCAGGACGCCGCGACGCTGGTGCCGGAGGAACTGGCCCGGGACCGGGCGCGGGAGGAGGCCGCCCGCGCGGCGGGCGGCGATTGA
- a CDS encoding EAL domain-containing protein, whose protein sequence is MPGDGPDLRASIRRDQLDAVRRSVRHAMPVNAILGATSALVAAQAGHAAAGLAWFAVSSVVNLTRFGLCRAPCAGLAVPEGAPPEQVRAGARAIDRHLRLATLTAFLSGLVWSLVALLCDGYTAPQTLFYLVVVCGITAGAVTHGMAFAAIPASFITPPLLTVAGCLAVAGEIDRIGLAFTVLLYLAALLRSAVETERGFRRTSRLKNEATALARARQEAHAAASALADEMRRRATHDALTGLMNRAGFAQGAEARILRPGPAACLMLLDLDGFKSVNDVYGHSTGDRVLIEVARRLRRTLPAEALAARFGGDEFAVLYDPAAGPSPADLAAALIQAVVEPFESFDTGRLGISIGLCHAHGPSLTEMLTCADEALYAAKAAGRNRFRIFDEGLRGRLEMRRDSERDLSHALAENGLAVWFQPIFGEGGRRVAGLEALVRWNHPVHGWIPPGEIVAAAARAGLTESLLRFILEQVCGAMQALRAGGVPDIRVAMNVSPREMAQIPVDEIVLDRLRALGLAPALLEIEITEETALDIEAVQGKLAALSRAGIRVALDDFGIGYSSLASLRQLRAGRVKIDRSLVTGLSASDDKRGLVQAVLGLGRALGLEVVAEGVETAEDLASLRILGCPFVQGYHLGRPVPADQALRQVLACRPDAA, encoded by the coding sequence ATGCCGGGCGACGGCCCGGACCTGCGCGCCTCGATCCGGCGCGACCAGCTCGACGCGGTGCGCCGCAGCGTCCGGCACGCGATGCCGGTCAACGCGATCCTCGGCGCCACCAGCGCCCTCGTCGCCGCGCAGGCCGGGCACGCCGCCGCCGGCCTCGCGTGGTTCGCGGTGTCGTCGGTCGTCAACCTCACCCGCTTCGGCCTGTGCCGGGCCCCTTGCGCCGGCCTCGCCGTCCCCGAGGGCGCGCCGCCCGAGCAGGTACGAGCCGGTGCGCGCGCGATCGACCGGCACCTGCGCCTCGCTACCCTGACGGCCTTCCTGTCGGGCCTGGTCTGGTCGCTGGTGGCGCTCCTGTGCGACGGCTACACGGCGCCCCAGACCCTGTTCTACCTCGTGGTCGTCTGCGGCATCACCGCCGGAGCCGTCACCCACGGCATGGCCTTCGCGGCGATTCCCGCGAGCTTCATCACGCCGCCGCTCCTGACGGTGGCCGGCTGCCTCGCCGTCGCCGGCGAGATCGACCGGATCGGACTCGCCTTCACGGTGCTGCTCTACCTCGCGGCGCTCCTGCGCAGCGCCGTCGAGACCGAGCGGGGCTTTCGCCGCACCTCCCGGCTGAAGAACGAGGCGACGGCGCTCGCCCGCGCCCGCCAGGAGGCGCATGCGGCCGCGAGCGCGCTGGCCGACGAGATGCGCCGGCGCGCCACCCACGACGCCCTCACCGGGCTGATGAACCGGGCCGGCTTCGCGCAAGGAGCGGAAGCGCGGATCCTGCGTCCGGGGCCGGCGGCCTGCCTGATGCTGCTCGACCTCGACGGCTTCAAGTCGGTCAACGACGTCTACGGCCACTCGACCGGCGACCGCGTGCTGATCGAGGTGGCGCGGCGCCTGCGCCGGACCCTGCCGGCGGAGGCGCTGGCGGCCCGCTTCGGCGGCGACGAGTTCGCGGTCCTGTACGATCCCGCCGCCGGCCCGTCGCCGGCCGATCTCGCGGCGGCGCTGATCCAGGCCGTGGTCGAGCCGTTCGAGAGCTTCGATACCGGCCGCCTCGGCATCAGCATCGGCCTGTGCCACGCCCACGGGCCGAGCCTGACCGAGATGCTGACCTGCGCCGACGAGGCGCTCTACGCCGCCAAGGCCGCCGGGCGGAACCGCTTCCGGATCTTCGACGAGGGCCTGCGCGGACGCCTGGAGATGCGGCGCGACAGCGAGCGCGACCTCTCCCACGCGCTGGCCGAGAACGGCCTGGCGGTCTGGTTCCAGCCGATCTTCGGCGAGGGCGGCCGCCGCGTCGCCGGCCTCGAGGCCCTGGTGCGCTGGAACCACCCGGTCCACGGCTGGATCCCGCCGGGCGAGATCGTCGCCGCCGCCGCCCGGGCCGGCCTGACCGAGTCGCTCTTGCGCTTCATCCTGGAGCAGGTCTGCGGCGCGATGCAGGCCCTGCGGGCCGGCGGCGTCCCCGACATCCGGGTGGCGATGAACGTCTCGCCGCGGGAGATGGCGCAGATCCCGGTCGACGAGATCGTGCTCGACCGCCTGCGGGCGCTCGGGCTGGCCCCCGCCCTCCTCGAGATCGAGATCACCGAGGAGACCGCCCTCGACATCGAGGCGGTGCAGGGCAAGCTCGCGGCCCTCTCCCGTGCCGGGATCCGGGTGGCGCTGGACGATTTCGGCATCGGCTACTCGTCGCTGGCCTCGTTGCGCCAGTTGCGGGCCGGCCGGGTCAAGATCGACCGCAGCCTCGTTACCGGCCTGTCGGCCTCGGACGACAAGCGCGGGCTGGTCCAGGCGGTGCTGGGTCTCGGCCGGGCCCTCGGCCTCGAAGTGGTGGCCGAGGGCGTCGAGACCGCCGAGGACCTCGCCAGCCTGCGGATTCTGGGCTGCCCGTTCGTGCAGGGCTACCATCTCGGCCGCCCGGTCCCCGCCGATCAGGCGCTCCGGCAGGTCCTGGCCTGCCGCCCGGACGCGGCCTGA
- a CDS encoding fumarylacetoacetate hydrolase family protein: MQPILDTFDAHAILPEDGLAGALAGRVWRPELNGPSTVAVRPGADGRPELVDITRAFPTIRDLCETPDPASALRGAAGETVGPLDAVLANTPPDTRDASKPWLLAPIDLQAVKAAGVTFAVSMLERVIEERARGNPDAAAAIRVEVGRLVGNDLRRLKPGSPEAMALKSVLVAQGAWSQYLEVGIGPDAEIFTKAQPLSSVGCGQEAGLHPGSQWNNPEPEVALVVASDQRIVGATLGNDVNLRDFEGRSALLLGKAKDNAASCALGPFVRLFDEAFSLDHVRRTVVSLEVTGEDGFTLAGTSPLAEISRDPADLVAAMMGGTHQYPDGAVLFLGTMFAPVEDRGAPGQGFTHKVGDRVVIRSPGLGALVNRMRHCQDCEPWTFGAAALMRNLAARGLLNG, encoded by the coding sequence ATGCAGCCGATTCTCGACACCTTCGATGCCCACGCCATTCTGCCGGAGGACGGCCTCGCCGGTGCGCTGGCCGGCCGCGTCTGGCGGCCGGAGCTGAACGGCCCGAGCACCGTCGCGGTGCGGCCGGGCGCCGACGGGCGGCCGGAACTCGTCGACATCACCCGCGCCTTCCCGACCATCCGCGACCTGTGCGAGACGCCCGACCCGGCGAGCGCCCTGCGGGGCGCCGCCGGCGAGACGGTCGGCCCCCTCGACGCGGTGCTCGCCAACACGCCCCCGGACACCCGCGACGCCTCCAAGCCCTGGCTCCTGGCGCCGATCGACCTCCAGGCGGTCAAGGCCGCCGGCGTGACCTTCGCGGTCTCGATGCTGGAGCGGGTGATCGAGGAGCGGGCCCGCGGCAACCCGGACGCCGCGGCGGCGATCCGGGTCGAGGTCGGGCGCCTCGTCGGCAACGACCTGCGCCGGCTGAAGCCCGGCTCGCCCGAGGCGATGGCGCTGAAGAGCGTGCTCGTGGCGCAAGGCGCCTGGAGCCAGTACCTCGAGGTCGGCATCGGCCCCGACGCCGAGATCTTCACCAAGGCGCAGCCGCTCTCCTCCGTCGGCTGCGGCCAGGAGGCGGGCCTGCATCCGGGCTCGCAGTGGAACAACCCGGAGCCGGAAGTGGCTTTGGTGGTCGCCTCCGACCAGCGCATCGTCGGGGCGACGCTCGGCAACGACGTCAACCTGCGCGACTTCGAGGGCCGCTCGGCCCTGCTGCTGGGCAAGGCCAAGGACAACGCCGCCTCCTGCGCGCTCGGGCCGTTCGTGCGCCTGTTCGACGAGGCTTTCAGCCTCGACCATGTCCGCCGCACGGTGGTGAGCCTGGAGGTGACGGGCGAGGACGGGTTCACCCTCGCCGGGACCTCGCCCCTCGCCGAGATCAGCCGCGACCCGGCCGACCTCGTCGCGGCGATGATGGGCGGGACCCACCAGTACCCGGACGGCGCGGTGCTCTTCCTCGGCACGATGTTCGCGCCGGTCGAGGACCGCGGCGCCCCGGGCCAGGGCTTCACCCACAAGGTCGGCGACCGGGTGGTGATCCGCAGCCCGGGCCTCGGGGCGCTGGTCAACCGCATGCGCCACTGCCAGGATTGCGAGCCCTGGACCTTCGGGGCGGCGGCGCTGATGCGCAACCTCGCCGCCCGCGGGCTCCTGAACGGTTGA
- a CDS encoding carbohydrate porin produces MRRMGGAGIGVALGLCAGLAQAADLRPPAPATPTFVDWSGPYLGIEGSAGASFGNYRFGPSTIGGRTIPAFQSGDSTRRSDTGRTATTAVGGLFGGYNWQTGPYLYGLEADLYGANLKRPVPSTVVGFGYEDVDPPFSVIRGKTDLYGALRARLGYSFESYLVYATFGLAGANARVLATYPDLATGAVASARRDLSFLGFTLGAGVQYAITPNLALGLDYRYVDLGRSGRFDLGSVPGLGPVTTQAAFSSHQMMARLSWYPYGLKLPAEVAEDAPASRDTGRYSFHGQTTFVTQGVPGFRAPYRGENSLVPNQVQSTTTATLFLGVKLTDSTELYYNPEFSQGFGLSRTLGVAGFVNGEAQKAGAPFPKLRSNRYFVRQTFGLGGATEDVPDGVNQVAMTRDIERVTVVAGKFALGDFFDGNVYAHDPRVDFMNWSIWGSSAWDFPANLPGFTQGVMVEYNRPEFAIRAAYTQVPKQPSNDVLDPRVFERAGTNIEFEERHVLPGLEQPGKLRIGLFSNVGNTANYRQVVDLTQSGLYDDINDAAAATRRPRRKTGAYINLEQALTPDLGLFARASVSDGRNESLSFTDIDRSLSGGFSLKGTAWERPSDTLGIGAAINGLSPSHRAFFANGGLGLLIGDGRLNYGTERALETYYALSLTKAVTVSFNYQLVVNPAYNRDRGPANFFGTRLHADF; encoded by the coding sequence ATGCGGCGGATGGGCGGAGCGGGGATCGGGGTGGCACTCGGGCTTTGCGCGGGCCTCGCGCAGGCGGCCGACCTGCGCCCTCCCGCCCCTGCCACGCCCACCTTCGTCGACTGGTCCGGCCCCTATCTCGGGATCGAGGGCAGCGCCGGCGCCTCGTTCGGCAATTACCGCTTCGGGCCGAGCACGATCGGCGGCCGGACCATCCCGGCCTTCCAGAGCGGCGACTCGACGCGGCGCTCGGATACCGGCCGCACCGCCACCACGGCGGTCGGCGGGCTGTTCGGCGGCTACAACTGGCAGACGGGGCCGTATCTCTACGGCCTGGAGGCGGACCTCTACGGGGCCAACCTCAAGCGACCGGTGCCCTCGACGGTCGTCGGCTTCGGCTACGAGGATGTCGACCCGCCCTTCAGCGTGATCCGCGGCAAGACCGATCTCTACGGCGCGCTCCGCGCCCGCCTCGGCTATTCGTTCGAAAGCTACCTCGTCTACGCCACCTTCGGGCTCGCCGGGGCCAATGCGCGGGTGCTGGCGACCTATCCGGACCTCGCCACCGGCGCGGTGGCGAGCGCGCGGCGCGACCTGTCGTTCCTCGGCTTCACCCTCGGCGCCGGCGTGCAATACGCCATCACCCCGAACCTCGCGCTCGGCCTCGACTACCGCTACGTCGATCTCGGCCGCTCCGGCCGCTTCGATCTGGGCAGCGTGCCGGGCCTCGGGCCCGTGACGACGCAGGCCGCCTTCTCCTCGCACCAGATGATGGCGCGGCTGTCCTGGTATCCCTACGGCCTGAAGCTGCCGGCGGAGGTGGCCGAGGACGCGCCGGCGAGCCGCGACACCGGCCGCTATTCCTTCCACGGCCAGACCACCTTCGTGACCCAGGGCGTGCCGGGCTTCCGCGCGCCCTATCGCGGCGAGAACAGCCTGGTCCCGAACCAGGTCCAGTCCACCACCACCGCGACCCTGTTCCTCGGCGTGAAGCTGACCGACAGCACGGAGCTCTACTACAACCCGGAATTCTCCCAGGGCTTCGGCCTGTCGCGCACGCTCGGCGTCGCCGGCTTCGTCAACGGCGAGGCCCAGAAGGCCGGCGCGCCGTTCCCCAAGCTGCGCTCGAACCGCTACTTCGTCCGCCAGACCTTCGGCCTCGGCGGCGCGACGGAGGACGTGCCGGACGGCGTCAACCAGGTGGCGATGACCCGCGATATCGAGCGGGTCACGGTGGTGGCCGGCAAGTTCGCGCTGGGCGACTTCTTCGACGGCAACGTCTACGCCCACGACCCGCGGGTCGACTTCATGAACTGGTCGATCTGGGGCTCCTCGGCCTGGGACTTCCCGGCGAACCTCCCCGGATTCACCCAAGGCGTGATGGTCGAGTACAACAGGCCGGAATTCGCCATCCGGGCCGCCTACACCCAGGTGCCCAAGCAGCCCTCGAACGACGTGCTCGACCCGCGGGTGTTCGAGCGCGCCGGCACCAACATCGAGTTCGAGGAGCGCCACGTCCTGCCCGGGCTGGAGCAGCCGGGCAAGCTGCGCATCGGCCTGTTCAGCAATGTCGGCAACACCGCCAATTACCGCCAGGTGGTCGATCTGACCCAGAGCGGGCTCTACGACGACATCAACGACGCGGCGGCCGCGACGCGCCGGCCCCGGCGCAAGACCGGCGCCTACATCAACCTGGAGCAGGCGCTGACGCCGGATCTCGGCCTGTTCGCCCGGGCCAGCGTCTCCGACGGGCGCAACGAGAGCCTGTCCTTCACCGACATCGACCGCAGCCTGTCGGGCGGGTTCTCGCTCAAGGGCACCGCCTGGGAGCGGCCCAGCGACACGCTCGGCATCGGCGCGGCGATCAACGGCCTGTCGCCGTCGCACCGGGCGTTCTTCGCGAACGGGGGCCTCGGCCTGCTGATCGGCGACGGGCGCCTGAACTACGGGACGGAGCGCGCCCTCGAGACCTACTACGCGCTCAGCCTCACCAAGGCGGTGACGGTGTCGTTCAACTATCAGCTGGTGGTGAACCCCGCCTATAACCGCGACCGCGGCCCCGCCAACTTCTTCGGCACCCGCCTGCACGCGGACTTCTAA